AGAAGGCATTGAAAAAGAAGCAGAAAACGGTGgcatatcaaaataataattggCCCCATATGATTCATTATAAGATGTAACTCTTTGATTTGACGAGCATAATTTCGACATGAATAACAATGCAAGAATTCCGGGTCGTTTTATTCTTCTTTATATGCAGCAGGGAGGTGCATCAAAGTTATAACAGcttataaaaagaaaagaaaacaatagAAAATAATGTGAATCGTTGAAGCAACTCTCAGACAGAATCACTTCTGCATATGTTTGTCATGCACTTCCCCTCCCCTTGCACCGTTAAacaaagtgaaaaaaaaaaactaaataaaattatataatgttTGAGATAGAGTCCcaatttaaaattatagaaaatcataacttgttttatttattttttgaatgtattaattttttcattttgtattttttaattattattaaaataaataattttaaatataataaatatataattatagatgtgttatatatataaaattatgaagattaaattaaataatataattttgtaGGTAATTTACATTATTAAAATGTTTGTCCATCAATTTTATTTAGATGTTCTAATTCCATTTTGTATACACGTtcgttatttttaaatttatgtaaATCGTATTAGAGAAGTTTGATTTGTAAATTTATACATAAATCAAACTAGACAAATTTGATTTATAATCGAAAGCTTAAAAAAAGTAAATCGAAGTGACCCACATCGATTTACTTGTAGAGGAGTTTTTGTTTCCTAACCTACTAAATTGATGCTATATAAATCGATTTAAAGGAAGAGCAAGATCTAAGTAAATCGAATCAATATAATATCAGTTATCAAATCTAAGTGATTATGATGAAAAACATTGAATCTAGGGGTGAACATGGATCGGCTAATATTCGTAGATCTACTGTATTTATCTGCATCGATTTTATAAATTGTGGATAAGATCCGATCCACACTATCATCGAATTGGACAAGACTTGATCTGCACTCTAAAATGATCGGATCGCATATATTATGCTTGTATTCACAGATTCAATCCGCAGATTTAcacttaataaataaataatcaaatatatataGTTAAATTAGTGTTTTAGAAAGAAACCCCGAATTCCCCTTTAGAAACGGCTATCTATCTAACTCCTTCTTCTCACTTCTCAGCTCATCTTCTCATCATTGACCCACCACCGCCGTTCCTCCTCAGTGCTGCCACATTGTGTAACACCTTATTACACAGAGATTTACACCTAGGATGTAAAATAGAGGTGGCGtagtattacgacctctaaaataaaaattacacaTATTAATTCCCAAGGTTTTACATCGACAGACAAATCAGTCCCCAGTTTATTTCTGGCAAAGTAATTACCCAAATAAGTCCGCAAGAATTTTAAAAACAGACATTTTAgtctctaaaaaaaattaatatacagatcAATCCCCAACATTTTTTTCTATCAGACATAACAGTCCTctatccaaaaaataataataataataataataataataatatattattatattattattattattattattattattattattattattattattattatttttaaaatggcAACAacattttgtatattttttatttttttaattgatgaaaaaaaaaacgttaGTGACGTTTTGTGCAAAACATCAGTGACGTTTTGTTAAAGACGATAGTGACATGGATGAGAAAACGACAATGGTGTTTTTTGTGGCTATCAAAAATTCTCACAATAGCATCAAACACAGTTTTTTGGACATTTTCATGGATTACACCTATTTTGGGCccactattaaaaataaaaattccatgAGAGAGGTGTTATGCAAAATAAAATGAGGATATTTGAACCAAGTTgggttggtctagtggttagctcactagtctgcttaagcaagtgtcgggaGTTCGGatcccgccttgtgcatgcagcaacccattgACCAACGgcaaacccttaaatggagctcagtacTCGCCGGATTAGGAGATTCcgtggaaaacaaaaaaaaatgaggaTATTTGTATAATATAAATAGACAAATATTTTAGCAAATGTAAATGACCTTAATTTTGTATTGGAAAAGTATATGGAACCAAGAGCTTACcaactaaaaactaaacaaaaccacattaatttatattaataattaattaattttaaatattttaaatttaaaatttaaaaaatttaaaattaattaagtaaacctaattaaaacctataaaaacctttctcttctctctcacattaacctacccacctccaacaatcacacacacAGATCACTCTCTCTCACCGTCAGGCCCTCTCCGCCTCCCCATCGTGACCCACTCCTCTTCTATCACCGACATCTGGCTCGTCGTATTCGCCACCGTCGACAAGAACCGCTTCCCTTTCATGAACCAGATGTGTTATCGGAGCCGCCGTTGCAGTTGGAGTTGAACTTGTTCAACCTGGGCCACGACAGCCTCATGTGGACGTCCTTCAACTACGGCGGGCACACCGTGTTTCCGGAAGAGGACAAGGCCTGGATCGACCAAGTCCAGCAGAGGATTCCCAACTTGGAGTCGTACCACGTGGCCTATGACACCAACGTCCACCAGGCAGACGATCTCATCAAGATTGAAATGGAGGAGGAGGAGTGCAAGAAGGTGAGCGACTCCAGGTTCTCCAAGTGCCAGCTGGCACACAAAAGCTATACTAGGCGCACACCACTGCACCAGCAACAATATTAAACATTGTTTTTACCACATTCATTAAAGGGATAACAGTCACGTTTCACGTTTGTAGTTGATGATTAAAGAGACTGCAAATTACACCCTTGATCTTAATTAAAAGAAGTCcttgaacaattacaaaaatataaaaaaacattcatttaatatgaaaaaaattttaatatttaacaaaagaaatattcagttatattttagcaaaaataattaaatatatataaaatttaaaaaaattatgaaattttaaaaaaatagagacattcacatttgtaatacaaaaaaattcgaaaaatatataaaagaacatttatttagtataaaaaaaaaacattctaATACTTAGTAGAAGGAACATCTATATATATtaagttataaaaattttgaattcatcTAAAAGTATTTGGCTAGTTTTTTACTAATATCTTTTAGTTCCTAGcattgttcttttgtattattACCTGTATAGTATTATTAGTAAAATTAAAGTGAATCGACTCCATCTATAAAACAACATTCAGTTAAAGCTAAACTTTGTTGTGTTGACTGTAGCAGTGAAATTGtgcagagagagaaaaacaaaaatgaaaaaaagacaATAACAGAAAACAGAGAAAGGTAGTGTTGAAAAGagtacttttctttttcttattttatggagaaacaaaaaagTGAGGGTCCAAGTCTTGAAGATCCAAAATCACTTGCATTGCCTTcaaaactctctctctctctctctctctctctctctctctctctctctctctctctctctctctctgtgttCCTTTTCAGGCTCCATCTTCATTCTTCATGTGTTGCAATTCGTCAAAAGACACACAACAAACATTGAAAATGAACCCTGTTCCTATGATTCTCTCCATGTTCCTGATCCTCCTTCTTCACCGTGCAGTTGCACAAGCACAACACCACCCTCCTTTTCATCCTCCTGCACCCGCACCTGCACCTGCACCTGTTCCTGTTTCTCAACCCATTGCTCCACTTTCCACCTCCAATCCCATCCCTGCAGCTCTCTCTCCTGGTAACTCTGCTTCCTCTGTTTTTGGATCTTATGTCTTTCCCTCAAGACTTGTTAACAATATTTTCACCTCTCTGTTCATTAGGATTTCAGGTTGGGGAACAACAACAGCACCGAAAAGGTTCACACAACAAAACGGTGGTTATATCTGTGGCCGTAGCCACCGGTGCAGTTGGTGCAGTTATTCTCGCTTTGCTATGCTTCTGGATTTGCCATACCAAGCGTCCctcaaaatcaaacaagaagaatcaAAGTCTTCACATCTCAGGTACttataatatattttcttttaaacctaagttttgaattaaattgaatattcAATTGCTTATCTCTTTAGTACTAATGGCTGCAAGATACAGTGGAGAAAGGGCTCATAGGAATGAAGACGATTGGTATGAAAGGTTGTGCTCCAATCATTGATTATAAACAAATAGAGAAAAGCACGAATAATTTTGACGAAAGTAACATCTTGGGTGAAGGAGGTTTTGGATGTGTTTACAAGGCTCGTTTGGATGATAATCTTGTTGTTGCTGTTAAGAAGCTACACTGTCAAACTCAAAATGCTGAGAGAGAATTCGAGGTATCTATCTAATCTTTTTCTTTAACTCTTAtgcttctttcttttctttttcaaatttgaaacTTGCGTGACATGAATATATACAGAATGAGGTCCAATTATTGAGCAAAATTCAGCATCCCaatataattcctctgctggcTTGTAGCATTAATGGGGACACCAGGTTCATCGTTTATCAGTTGATGCAAAATGGATCCTTAGAAGCTCACTTACATGGTAACAATCAAATTTTAAAGTACCatacatatattttttgatattgaaaatcaatttttggaGATTTCTAATATCCTTCTTTTCTAAGTGAACCAAAAAGGTTTTTCGATAGTTATAATTAGAAATTAGAATTCTAGCTATATGAATAATGTTTCTAAGAGATTATCTTCGTTCTactgatatctttattttccaCCAAACAAAAAATGACGATGAAGGACCTACTAGAGGGTCTGCATTGACTTGGAACATGAGGATGAAGATTGCTCTTGACACGGCAAGGttattaattaatcaattaattaattataggTTAATTAATTAGCAGCATGTTAACAAAACTACTATTGATTAACTGTGAACAGAGGATTAGAATATCTGCATGAGCATTGTCACCCTCCTGTCATCCATAGAGATATGAAATCTTCCAATATTCTTTTGGATGCAAACTTCAATGCTAAGGTAAAAACACATAGCAAAAATGTAACTGCTATttataaggaaaaaaaaaaaaagagatttcCTTTTTTCATATTACTTTATCATATCATTTATTGCAACAACTAATGTGTTCTCATTTCTCAATACACAACCGCTGGTGGTGGATTGATTCAGCTATCTGATTTTGGGCTTGCCATAACTGATGGGTCCCAAAGCAAGAAGAACATTAAGCTTTCAGGCACATTGGGGTACGTAGCCCCAGAGTACCTTTTAGATGGTATGTTATTATGCCAAAACAAACTCTTCATTTCACTGCATATGCATTTCTCTGACTCTGACATCTTTGATCCACTGCGTTAGTTTTATTTTGGAGCTTTGTGGtgttttttattctattatgaATTATGCCATATGAGTTTAGAGTTGGTTTGAAACATTTTGCTACTGTTGGTCATGTACCTGCCCAACTGACATGACATGTCATCTAAGgatttaattaatttgactTTGTTGTTAGTTACCTTACAATAATCTCATATGCTTTGTTTTCTCTGGTTACTTCTCCTTGTTGATGTAAACTAACATCCGAATTGTACCACTCACAGTattaatgattaaattaatGTATAATTAATTCTCAATGTTAATAATATCCTGGATCTACACATGAGGAGCGTGCAACTGAATTATTTATTTGGTTCATGATACCAAGTGTTTTAGAGATATGAAACTTGAAtaatagaaaacataaaattttaaagtttttaatACATTAAATGAATTCATAACGTATTGAAAAAGTCAAAACTTCTTATTTTAACTTTCTTAGAGGCTCATCATTTTCTTACTAAATAATCCATCCATTTCCTATTaaggtaaaatatattttttatttttaatatttataattttattcaattttgttattaaaatttttaatttgtgccAAAATTATCTCTACGTTAACTCCACCTAAATCTcatgaacaaaattaaaaacattcaGAGATAATtttaacacaaataaaaaatattagtgacaaaattgaatgaataaaaaatattaagataaaattgaattaaattaaaaattaagtgtatttttgaaaaaatatcaCAAAAATTAGAGACAAAAAACATACTTTACCTATTAGATTAAGTGtctcttttcatttttatttttgttgcaaATTAAGTGTCATTTTCTAATTCCATGAAGTCATTAATTAACTTTTACATATTATATTctctatttaatataaaaagagAAACTTACAAGAGTAAAGAATTagtagagagagaaaaaaaatactagGAGTATTTTTGTCTTTCTCTTTTAATtgcttatatttttaataaaatttaatgattGTCTTAATACCTGCATAAAACTAAAAAGAGACCGTCTAATATAAAACAGAGTAAAAACTATATTTCACTCAAATTTTAAGTCTTCATTTATTAAATCTTATATTAATCATTTAGATTTAAATGAgtgattttataaaaataaaaaaaaattgttaatttatttgttaGTTCTAATAGTAAGTGATATTTATGTATTGATAGGAAAATTGACAGATAAAAGCGATGTGTATGCATTTGGGGTTGTACTTCTTGAACTTCTGTTAGGAAGGAAGCCTGTGGAGAAACTGGCACCAGCTCAATGCCAATCTATTGTCACATGGGTATGTTATGTATGCTACCTGCttttattcatttaatttattaaccCCACACACCGCGCGTACGTGTATAAATAACCATATGAATGAATTTATAGAGTTTTATTAGGTAGACAATATTTTTTGTGAACAAAAGGAATAATAAGTTCTAGAATTaacctaataaaataaaaaagtattctATCTCCAGATTACCTTCTAAATTCTAACATTAGCATAACTATTTACACATCTAATGAGTTGAGTAAACCGAATCAAAAGGAATAATTTTCATCCAACTAAAAATCAACATAATCATCTACATACCTATTAAATTGAACATTTGATATATCCATTATTCACATCGTTTAGTATTCTCATTGTGTCTCTATATTTTTTCGAATTTATAGGCGATGCCGGCACTCACAGACAGATCCAAACTTAGGAACATTGTGGATCCAGTGATCAAAGATACAATGGATGTCAAGCACTTATATCAGGTTGCTGCTGTTGCTGTTCTCTGTGTTCAGCCTGAGCCAAGTTACCGTCCTCTAATCACTGATGTTCTTCATTCACTTGTCCCTCTTGTTCCCATTCATCTTGGAGGAACACTCAGATCTCATTGAATTCAACCACATTTTGCTTTCTTAATAACAGATTAATGTATACattgtatatataaatatacaaagAGATAAAAGGTTCTGTTGATATAAATGAACGATTCCATCACATTTATTGCGAGAATGCTTCAATTATATGAACTCATTGGCAACCGACACAGCAAATAAGTGTGTTGTTACATGTTAGCGTCATAATTAAGTTAAACTAACAAACCGTATTTTTCTCCGAAGCTTCTTCTTAAAGAAAGTACTTTATAGTTTGTCACGGATTAGCAATATTACAAGTTAAGAGGAACCATTATTTATCGAAATGGATATCCTTAATGTTTTCATTGTCATGTGTTTGCGGCTACAATCACAATTATATATCAGGAGATTGTGATATTAGAATTTAGAAGGATGCATGAGTAAACCCTTTTTccttaatttaaattttagataaagtatattttttatttttaaaatttgttaaaattcttaaaaatatttttaatttttattttatttcaattttatttttataattttttatttacattaaaTATATCCATAAtagctaaatttttaaaaaatttaaaactaatttaacaaaaatatatgaCAATTATATCTAATTTGCTTATGTTAAAGATTGTTCTTGTGAAATTGTTGCTGAATTAGTCTtgaagtttttgaaaaattagtcgTCAGGAATATATTTGATGtaaatcaaaaatttttaaaaaataattgaaataaaataaaactttgagatatttttaatattttaaactaattttaaaataaaaaatatatcttacccttaaatttttaattttattttaaattttatttttagagtaCTTAATAGACAAACtatcaattattttgatgaatttttttattataattacaACTTGGCTATTTACATTTTTTGTCAGAATTTACATAAATCCGAGTTTCTGGACatgacataaaaatttttttttctttttgtcagAGACATAATTGTTACGGTGCAAATTATTCATCAAAATGTCGGggtttcgattttttttttcagggtCCGAATTGGGCCACAAAATGTTGGTGTTCATTTTTAACTTCTTGTAACAAAACGtttctcatttttattttctagttttctGATGTGGCTGCAAGTCTTATTCCTTCTGTATACTGGGCATGAGAAGCCCACTTACAATGTATAGAAGGCCGTCTGGTTAATATTGGAttgagtcaatatttttttatttatatacataatagGATTCCTCGAGAAATAATTTCCTAaccatgtttttattttttggaaaaGGGTTTTTTTATATGATTGATGACTAAACTCAAAAGACATACcttgacccaaaaaaaaaaaaaaaaaactcaaaagaCATACAAAATTGTATTCAAAACAGCATTCATGGTCATCTGGGATTGGAAAGGGAAGTTTATTTTAGGCTCTGCAACAAAGATCAGAACAAATTCCAGTTTAGCTGAGGAAGCTTAAGGTGGTATTTGTTTTTTAGGGTTGGCACGAAGACTAAAAAAATTGTGACCGAGTATTATATTTGCTTActagaaattagaattaaaattttaattttgagatACAATATTTCAGTATTTTTAGATCGTGTTTGGTTTGAGAGACATAGAGACTGGAACATAAATACAATGATATACGTTCATTGTTTATTTACTGAGACACGAATTTTTAACAGATACAGATAGACACGTAAGTATACAAATACACAAAATTTTTGTACTGGATCAAAGTGGAGCACAAATTTTTAGATAtacacattttttatttttttcaattatgtCCTTTAAagatcttctttcttctttcatttttcaCACTTTTATCTCTCTTTGTATCAgattttcttccttttctttctcacacctaaaaatattattgttgaGTTATTGTAATGGTATGGTTAATTACGAATatgaaataattattttttataaatttattgaaattttacGATACTCTGATTTGCATATTTAAAAGTAGTCTTACCACAGATGTATACGCTTAAATAACTTTGCATAAAaactcattttttaattttagtcatTAGCAACTTTTACACGTTTTATTATAGCTTGATTAAAAAATACATGGGGCCTACTATTTCTGAAACTACCACTTTTTTATATTCTCATAAAACTGTTGCCTGAATATACATTTTTATGTTGTACAAGTGTCCTATTTTTATACAAGACATGTAATCTTTATACATGTAGAAAGAATCTTTTATCTTCACAGTAGCAATgcccttttctttattttttttttgtctttatcCCAAGTTAGATAAAGAAGGTTTTTCCATGGAATTGGTTTTTAAGTCAGGAGTTCTCTTCCATATTAATGTACTTTTTTGCCTATTCTTGTACTTCATACAAAGAGGTCAAATGTCACTTTGATATGGATTGAGAGAATGACCCTTCTTTGAGGTCATTAACTAACTCCATTCTTACTACTTCTGGAGGTAAATTCTGAATTTTCAAACAAATTTTGTTAAATCTTTCTATATAAGCTCAGAGTGTTTTTCCAACCTCTTGTTTGACCCATAGGAGATTTGGAGCATGCTTGACTTTATCTTTTTGAATGGATAATTGGGTGAGAAAATTTCTTGCGAGATCGTTAAAACAAGTCACCGGCCTAGGTGATAAACTATCAAACTACTTCATTGCCGTTTAAGTTAATATTGTTGGGAAAGTTTTACAACGTGTTGCATTGG
This sequence is a window from Arachis stenosperma cultivar V10309 chromosome 10, arast.V10309.gnm1.PFL2, whole genome shotgun sequence. Protein-coding genes within it:
- the LOC130954866 gene encoding probable receptor-like protein kinase At1g80640 isoform X2, producing the protein MCCNSSKDTQQTLKMNPVPMILSMFLILLLHRAVAQAQHHPPFHPPAPAPAPAPVPVSQPIAPLSTSNPIPAALSPGFQVGEQQQHRKGSHNKTVVISVAVATGAVGAVILALLCFWICHTKRPSKSNKKNQSLHISVEKGLIGMKTIGMKGCAPIIDYKQIEKSTNNFDESNILGEGGFGCVYKARLDDNLVVAVKKLHCQTQNAEREFENEVQLLSKIQHPNIIPLLACSINGDTRFIVYQLMQNGSLEAHLHGPTRGSALTWNMRMKIALDTARGLEYLHEHCHPPVIHRDMKSSNILLDANFNAKLSDFGLAITDGSQSKKNIKLSGTLGYVAPEYLLDGKLTDKSDVYAFGVVLLELLLGRKPVEKLAPAQCQSIVTWAMPALTDRSKLRNIVDPVIKDTMDVKHLYQVAAVAVLCVQPEPSYRPLITDVLHSLVPLVPIHLGGTLRSH
- the LOC130954866 gene encoding probable receptor-like protein kinase At1g80640 isoform X1, with the translated sequence MCCNSSKDTQQTLKMNPVPMILSMFLILLLHRAVAQAQHHPPFHPPAPAPAPAPVPVSQPIAPLSTSNPIPAALSPGFQVGEQQQHRKGSHNKTVVISVAVATGAVGAVILALLCFWICHTKRPSKSNKKNQSLHISDTVEKGLIGMKTIGMKGCAPIIDYKQIEKSTNNFDESNILGEGGFGCVYKARLDDNLVVAVKKLHCQTQNAEREFENEVQLLSKIQHPNIIPLLACSINGDTRFIVYQLMQNGSLEAHLHGPTRGSALTWNMRMKIALDTARGLEYLHEHCHPPVIHRDMKSSNILLDANFNAKLSDFGLAITDGSQSKKNIKLSGTLGYVAPEYLLDGKLTDKSDVYAFGVVLLELLLGRKPVEKLAPAQCQSIVTWAMPALTDRSKLRNIVDPVIKDTMDVKHLYQVAAVAVLCVQPEPSYRPLITDVLHSLVPLVPIHLGGTLRSH